From Vagococcus jeotgali, one genomic window encodes:
- a CDS encoding ABC transporter permease, which produces MKQKKRMTFKWHHLYLAFVFILLYIPIFYLIFYSFNAGGNMTKFTGFTLEHYQAMFADTRLLSITLDTFLLAFLSACIATIIGTFGAMGIHYTKKRGVRQTFLSLNNILMVSPDVIIGASFLILFTFLGTWFGFQLGFMSVLLSHIAFSIPIVVLMVLPKMQEMNPSLIDAARDLGANNWQVLRQIILPFLTPGIIAGYFMAFTYSLDDFAVTFFVTGNGFSTLSVEIYSRARQGISLEINALSTMLFLFSLILVTGYYFISKENRPKHKKKKNKKMER; this is translated from the coding sequence ATGAAACAAAAAAAAAGGATGACTTTTAAATGGCATCATCTCTACCTAGCCTTTGTTTTCATTCTGCTTTATATCCCTATTTTTTATTTGATTTTCTATTCATTTAATGCTGGCGGTAATATGACTAAGTTTACAGGTTTTACTCTAGAACATTATCAAGCGATGTTTGCTGATACAAGACTACTTAGTATTACCTTAGACACCTTTTTATTAGCCTTCCTCTCAGCTTGTATTGCTACAATTATTGGAACGTTTGGTGCTATGGGCATTCATTACACTAAAAAACGAGGCGTTCGGCAAACCTTTTTAAGCTTAAATAACATTTTAATGGTCTCACCTGATGTGATTATTGGAGCTAGTTTTTTAATCCTTTTTACTTTTTTAGGAACTTGGTTTGGTTTTCAACTAGGATTTATGTCTGTTCTTTTATCTCATATTGCCTTTAGTATTCCCATTGTGGTTCTAATGGTGTTACCTAAAATGCAGGAGATGAACCCTTCTTTAATTGATGCAGCAAGAGATTTAGGAGCAAATAACTGGCAAGTTTTAAGACAAATTATTCTACCTTTTCTAACACCAGGTATTATTGCTGGCTACTTTATGGCCTTTACTTATTCATTAGATGATTTTGCAGTCACTTTTTTTGTCACCGGTAACGGATTTAGCACTTTATCAGTTGAAATATACTCTCGTGCTAGACAGGGAATTAGCTTAGAAATTAATGCCTTAAGTACTATGTTGTTCTTATTTTCTTTAATTCTTGTAACAGGGTATTATTTCATTAGTAAAGAAAATAGACCTAAACATAAAAAGAAAAAAAACAAAAAGATGGAGAGGTAA
- a CDS encoding ABC transporter substrate-binding protein: protein MKKLNSLLIGILVIILLLALTSYQLNKTDGTSNKQVLTIYNWGDYIDPDLLKEFEKEYGYKVIYETFDSNESMMTKIKQGGTAYDVTIPSEYTIQKMIKQEMLIPLDHSKIKGLENIDERFLDIPFDPNNEYSIPYFWGTLGIIYNDTLVDGSQIRYWDDLWQPNLKNNVMLIDGAREVMGLALNSNGHSLNSKNMDELNKAADKLNHLTPNVKAIVADEIKMYMVNGESAAAVTFSGEAASMLEDNDNLHYIIPEEGSNLWFDNIVIPKTAKNIDGAYDFINFMLRPEIAARNAEYIGYSTPNEQARRILPDAITSDKQFYPTDELIEKLEVYDDLGSDYLEIYNDLFLEFKMYRK, encoded by the coding sequence ATGAAAAAATTAAACTCACTCCTTATAGGTATTCTAGTAATTATTTTATTGTTAGCTCTGACCTCTTATCAATTAAATAAAACAGATGGTACGTCTAATAAACAAGTATTAACAATCTATAATTGGGGTGACTATATTGACCCTGATTTACTTAAAGAATTTGAAAAGGAATATGGCTACAAAGTGATTTACGAAACCTTTGATTCCAATGAATCTATGATGACTAAAATTAAACAAGGGGGAACGGCCTATGATGTAACGATCCCCAGTGAGTACACCATCCAAAAAATGATTAAACAAGAGATGCTTATTCCTCTAGATCATTCTAAAATTAAGGGGCTTGAAAACATTGATGAGCGTTTTTTAGATATTCCCTTTGATCCAAATAATGAATACTCTATTCCTTATTTTTGGGGAACTTTAGGTATTATTTACAATGATACTCTAGTAGATGGTAGTCAGATTAGGTACTGGGATGATTTATGGCAACCTAATTTAAAGAATAATGTCATGCTCATTGATGGGGCTCGTGAAGTGATGGGACTAGCTTTAAATAGTAATGGCCACTCTCTTAATAGTAAAAATATGGATGAGTTAAATAAGGCTGCTGATAAACTCAATCATTTAACTCCAAATGTTAAAGCTATTGTGGCTGATGAGATTAAAATGTATATGGTCAACGGTGAGAGTGCTGCTGCTGTGACATTCTCTGGTGAGGCTGCTAGTATGTTAGAAGATAACGATAATCTACACTACATCATTCCTGAAGAAGGATCTAACTTGTGGTTTGACAATATCGTGATTCCAAAAACAGCTAAAAATATTGACGGAGCTTATGATTTTATTAACTTTATGTTACGTCCAGAAATTGCTGCAAGAAATGCTGAATATATCGGTTATTCTACGCCAAATGAACAAGCTAGACGTATCTTGCCTGATGCTATTACTAGTGATAAACAGTTTTACCCAACTGATGAGTTAATTGAAAAACTAGAAGTCTATGATGACTTAGGTAGTGACTATTTAGAAATTTACAATGATTTGTTTCTAGAATTTAAAATGTATAGAAAATAA
- a CDS encoding CPBP family intramembrane glutamic endopeptidase: MNEHNDNVVSSKKWSLEDILFTIIFILQFFFIMWLTKSQLTMGMKTSISLIASIATFALTIFWYKEPLKAQWVSFRATHFWKKIVVAAILVFGVYLLLSVTRQVMPLEWLNNGQSADTADETLTLFSIIGSIISPLLAPFSEEILFRYVFIGKTKGKSLQIVMLFVQAIFFGLIHTMSFGGNPLATIPYMVIALYFGIIYMISKNIWMTIIIHFLFNASGVVVPIVFLVMMLFK, translated from the coding sequence ATGAATGAGCATAATGATAATGTAGTTTCATCAAAAAAATGGTCATTAGAAGACATTTTATTTACTATCATTTTTATTTTACAATTTTTCTTTATTATGTGGTTAACAAAGAGTCAGCTAACTATGGGGATGAAAACAAGTATTAGTTTAATCGCCTCTATAGCTACATTTGCCTTAACTATTTTTTGGTATAAAGAGCCTTTAAAAGCTCAGTGGGTATCATTTAGAGCAACTCATTTCTGGAAAAAGATAGTAGTGGCTGCTATATTGGTATTTGGGGTATATTTACTCTTAAGTGTGACAAGGCAAGTTATGCCGCTAGAGTGGTTAAATAATGGACAAAGTGCTGATACAGCAGACGAAACATTGACATTGTTCTCGATTATCGGCTCAATCATATCTCCCTTACTAGCACCTTTTTCAGAAGAAATTCTATTTCGCTATGTTTTTATTGGGAAAACTAAAGGCAAGAGTTTACAAATTGTGATGTTGTTTGTGCAGGCTATTTTCTTTGGACTGATTCACACAATGAGTTTTGGCGGGAATCCACTAGCAACCATACCATATATGGTAATTGCTCTTTACTTTGGTATTATTTACATGATTTCTAAAAATATTTGGATGACAATTATTATTCATTTCTTGTTTAATGCTTCAGGAGTAGTTGTTCCAATTGTATTTTTAGTTATGATGCTCTTTAAATAA
- the ispE gene encoding 4-(cytidine 5'-diphospho)-2-C-methyl-D-erythritol kinase, whose amino-acid sequence MEIIEKAPAKINLGLNVLHKRPDGYHELDMIMASVDLSDRLFFTPLKEDKIIIDTDSGFLPVDRKNNIYQTFEAMKQAYHFSGGLHVYLKKNIPVAAGLGGGSSDAAATFRGINRLFQLEAKLEDLIQLSIPIGTDIPYCLVGKPSRVRGLGEQVTPLHTKLPPSWLVLVKPNISVSTPRVFSKLELSDLYHPNINALEAALLSRDYHEMTKYLGNSLEQHTFERFPIVKQIKEKMLDFGADAAVMSGSGPTLVAFCQTKSKADHIANSLKGFCQEVYVVRPLS is encoded by the coding sequence ATGGAAATCATTGAAAAAGCGCCTGCAAAAATAAATCTTGGCTTAAATGTGTTACACAAACGGCCTGATGGTTATCATGAACTTGATATGATCATGGCAAGTGTTGATTTATCAGACCGCTTATTTTTTACTCCATTAAAAGAAGACAAAATTATCATTGACACTGATAGTGGTTTCTTACCTGTTGATAGAAAAAATAATATTTACCAAACTTTTGAAGCAATGAAGCAAGCATATCATTTTTCTGGAGGGCTACATGTTTATTTAAAGAAAAATATTCCTGTTGCAGCAGGTCTTGGCGGTGGAAGTAGTGATGCTGCGGCAACATTTCGAGGCATTAATCGATTGTTTCAACTAGAAGCTAAATTAGAAGATTTGATTCAACTATCCATTCCAATTGGAACAGATATCCCCTACTGCTTAGTTGGAAAACCATCAAGAGTGAGAGGACTTGGAGAGCAAGTAACACCTCTTCATACTAAGTTGCCACCTTCTTGGCTTGTCTTAGTGAAACCTAATATTAGTGTCTCAACTCCTAGGGTGTTTTCAAAGCTAGAATTATCAGATCTCTATCATCCAAATATCAATGCTTTAGAAGCAGCTCTTTTATCCCGTGATTATCACGAGATGACTAAATACTTAGGAAACTCCTTAGAACAACATACCTTTGAACGTTTTCCTATTGTCAAACAAATCAAAGAAAAAATGCTTGATTTTGGAGCTGATGCAGCCGTTATGAGTGGTAGCGGCCCTACTCTTGTAGCCTTTTGCCAAACAAAATCAAAAGCTGATCACATTGCTAACTCATTAAAAGGATTTTGCCAGGAAGTCTATGTTGTCAGACCCTTAAGTTAA
- a CDS encoding metal ABC transporter ATP-binding protein, whose protein sequence is MDYINVEHLTFYYEDEPVLQDVSYSVSPGEFVILTGENGAAKSTLIRNTLGLLKPDEGVVTISPVNIEGDKLHIGYIPQQIASFNAGFPSTVLEFVQSGRYQRGKWFKRLDNLDHQHVEKALKSIGMWEMRKKRIGELSGGQKQRVCLARIFATDPDLFVLDEPTTGMDEKSRREFYQLLQHSVKFHNKAILMVTHDHDEIKEYIDRHIHLVRKEESEWRCFHMSS, encoded by the coding sequence ATGGATTATATTAATGTTGAACATTTAACCTTTTATTATGAAGATGAACCAGTCCTTCAAGATGTTTCCTATTCTGTAAGCCCTGGGGAGTTTGTCATTTTAACTGGTGAAAATGGTGCCGCAAAATCTACTCTTATTCGAAACACTTTAGGCCTTTTAAAACCTGATGAGGGAGTAGTGACTATCTCACCTGTTAATATTGAGGGTGATAAATTACATATTGGCTATATCCCGCAACAAATCGCTTCCTTTAATGCTGGTTTTCCTAGTACAGTGCTAGAATTTGTTCAATCTGGTCGTTATCAGCGCGGAAAATGGTTCAAGCGCTTAGATAATTTAGACCATCAACATGTGGAAAAGGCTTTAAAATCAATTGGTATGTGGGAGATGCGTAAAAAAAGGATAGGAGAGTTGTCTGGTGGACAAAAACAACGTGTTTGTTTAGCTCGTATTTTCGCAACTGACCCTGATTTATTTGTTCTTGATGAGCCCACAACTGGAATGGATGAAAAATCAAGACGAGAATTTTATCAACTATTACAACATAGTGTTAAATTTCATAACAAAGCCATTCTTATGGTGACTCATGATCATGATGAAATCAAAGAATATATCGATCGTCATATTCATTTAGTTAGAAAGGAGGAATCAGAATGGAGATGTTTTCATATGAGTTCATGA
- a CDS encoding metal ABC transporter permease, with protein MEMFSYEFMRRALIAASIMAVIAPSLGVFLVLRRQSLLADTLSHVSLAGIALGFFINVNPTITTLIVVILSAFILEYIQTLYKSYAEISTAILMSGGLAIALVLMNLTKGSNPMNIQQYLFGSIVTINWQQVKILAILLVIIVVLFLLLRKPMYVLTFDEDTAHVDGLPVHLLAMLFNVITGVAITVMIPIAGALLVSAIMILPATISMKIGKTFTTVIISSIVVGFIGMTSGLVASYQLDTPPGATITLIFIIGFIIVNLLSSLKKKKKHAS; from the coding sequence ATGGAGATGTTTTCATATGAGTTCATGAGACGAGCATTGATTGCTGCTTCTATCATGGCTGTGATTGCACCCTCTCTTGGGGTTTTTCTTGTATTACGTAGACAATCTCTACTAGCTGATACCTTATCCCATGTTTCTCTAGCAGGGATTGCTTTAGGTTTTTTTATTAACGTAAACCCAACTATCACCACTTTAATTGTAGTTATACTCTCAGCTTTTATTTTAGAATATATTCAAACACTCTATAAATCATATGCTGAGATTTCAACTGCCATTTTAATGTCAGGAGGACTGGCGATTGCATTAGTGTTAATGAATTTAACAAAAGGGAGCAACCCGATGAATATTCAACAATATTTATTTGGTTCTATTGTGACCATTAACTGGCAACAAGTTAAAATTTTAGCAATTCTATTAGTTATTATTGTGGTCTTATTCTTACTATTACGTAAACCAATGTATGTTTTGACCTTTGATGAGGATACAGCTCATGTTGACGGTTTACCGGTTCACCTGTTAGCTATGCTCTTTAATGTCATCACAGGTGTAGCGATTACTGTGATGATCCCAATCGCTGGTGCCTTACTTGTTTCAGCTATTATGATTCTACCGGCTACTATTTCTATGAAAATTGGTAAGACGTTCACAACTGTTATCATATCAAGTATTGTCGTTGGTTTTATCGGGATGACGTCTGGACTTGTGGCTTCATACCAACTTGATACACCACCTGGTGCTACGATTACATTAATTTTTATCATTGGGTTTATTATCGTTAATCTTTTATCCAGCCTTAAAAAGAAAAAGAAACATGCTTCCTAA
- the purR gene encoding pur operon repressor produces MKTKRSERLIDMTAYILNHPHTLTPLTYFVKKYDSAKSSISEDLTIIKKTFKERQFGVLETVPGAAGGFIFTPSMSYEESKKIVQGLCARLSEQDRLLPGGYVYLSDLLGEPQLLKQVGQIIATKYADKKIDAVMTVATKGVPIAQAVSYYLNVPFVIVRRDSKITEGSTVSVNYVSGSSERIEKMELSKRSLKRGSKVLVVDDFMKGGGTVNGMKALIEEFEAELVGITVFAESTFSGRRMVEEYTSLLCVKDVDTRTKNITVVPGNYFNLTDDFKASSK; encoded by the coding sequence ATGAAAACTAAACGAAGTGAACGTCTAATTGATATGACAGCTTATATTTTGAATCACCCACATACCTTGACGCCTCTAACTTATTTTGTAAAAAAATATGATTCTGCCAAATCTTCAATTAGTGAGGACTTAACTATTATAAAAAAAACATTCAAGGAACGTCAATTTGGCGTACTTGAAACCGTTCCAGGAGCAGCCGGTGGATTTATCTTTACCCCGTCTATGTCTTATGAGGAATCAAAAAAAATAGTTCAGGGATTATGTGCTAGATTATCTGAACAAGATAGATTATTACCAGGAGGCTATGTATATTTATCTGACTTACTTGGTGAGCCACAACTGCTTAAACAAGTTGGCCAAATCATAGCAACAAAGTATGCAGACAAGAAAATTGATGCTGTCATGACTGTAGCAACAAAAGGCGTACCGATTGCACAGGCTGTCTCATATTACTTAAATGTTCCTTTTGTTATTGTAAGACGTGATTCTAAAATTACAGAAGGTTCAACTGTCAGTGTTAATTACGTATCAGGCTCTTCTGAGAGAATTGAAAAGATGGAGCTTTCTAAAAGAAGCTTAAAGAGAGGATCTAAGGTTCTTGTAGTAGATGATTTTATGAAAGGCGGCGGCACAGTTAATGGTATGAAAGCTTTAATTGAAGAGTTTGAAGCAGAGCTTGTTGGTATTACTGTATTTGCTGAATCAACTTTTAGTGGACGCCGAATGGTAGAAGAGTATACATCCCTACTTTGTGTAAAAGACGTAGATACACGAACTAAAAATATTACAGTTGTACCAGGAAATTATTTTAATTTAACAGATGATTTCAAGGCCTCTAGTAAATAA
- the glmU gene encoding bifunctional UDP-N-acetylglucosamine diphosphorylase/glucosamine-1-phosphate N-acetyltransferase GlmU, which translates to MENRYAIILAAGKGSRMKSSLYKVLHPVAGKPMVEHVFDQIDHLNVDEVVTVVGFGAEKVKEQLGERSNYALQTEQLGTGHAVLATSEVLGDKVGTTLVICGDTPLLTQETLEELVKHHEKTEAKATILSAVASDPTGYGRIIRDQNDHVEKIVEQKDATPEELLVTEFNTGTYCFDNALLFEALNKVGNDNAQGEYYLPDVISILRDQGEIVTAYTMDSEEESMGVNDRVALAKATQYMSARINEELMRNGVTFVDPSNTYIEKDVIIGADTVIEPGVMLRGKTVIGENCIIGANSDITDSTIGDHVVITSSNIKQSTILDYSDIGPYAHIRPNTILKEHVHVGNFVEIKNATVDKGTKVGHLTYVGDATLGQDINVGCGTVFANYDGKRKHHVTIEDHAFIGSGSILVAPLTIGKNSMTAAGSTITQDVFEDDLGIARSKQTNLVGYAKKLPYNE; encoded by the coding sequence GTGGAAAATCGTTATGCCATTATTTTAGCTGCAGGAAAAGGCTCTAGAATGAAATCATCTTTATATAAAGTATTACACCCTGTTGCGGGAAAACCCATGGTCGAGCATGTATTTGATCAAATTGATCATTTAAATGTGGATGAAGTTGTGACTGTTGTTGGTTTTGGTGCTGAAAAAGTAAAAGAACAATTAGGTGAGAGATCAAATTATGCCTTACAAACAGAACAACTTGGAACAGGTCATGCTGTCTTAGCTACTTCTGAAGTTTTAGGTGATAAAGTAGGAACCACTCTTGTCATTTGTGGTGATACACCCCTTTTAACTCAAGAGACTCTTGAGGAATTAGTAAAGCATCATGAAAAAACTGAAGCTAAGGCGACTATTTTATCAGCTGTAGCTAGTGACCCAACTGGTTATGGACGTATCATTCGTGATCAGAATGATCATGTTGAAAAAATTGTCGAACAAAAAGATGCAACACCTGAAGAATTACTTGTAACAGAATTCAATACTGGAACTTATTGTTTTGACAATGCTCTTTTATTTGAAGCTCTAAATAAAGTCGGTAATGATAATGCACAAGGTGAATACTATTTACCTGATGTGATTAGTATTTTAAGAGATCAAGGTGAAATCGTAACAGCTTATACAATGGATTCTGAAGAGGAATCTATGGGGGTTAATGATCGAGTTGCTTTAGCAAAAGCTACCCAATACATGAGCGCTCGTATTAATGAAGAACTCATGAGAAATGGTGTGACCTTTGTTGATCCAAGCAACACTTACATTGAAAAAGATGTCATTATTGGCGCTGATACTGTGATTGAACCTGGTGTTATGCTACGCGGTAAAACTGTGATCGGTGAGAACTGTATCATTGGAGCTAACTCAGATATTACGGATTCTACTATTGGTGATCATGTCGTGATTACCTCATCAAACATTAAACAATCTACTATTTTAGATTATTCAGATATTGGACCTTATGCTCATATTAGACCAAATACAATACTAAAAGAACATGTTCATGTGGGCAATTTTGTAGAAATCAAAAATGCGACAGTTGATAAAGGAACAAAAGTTGGTCATCTAACTTATGTGGGAGATGCAACTTTAGGTCAAGATATCAATGTTGGTTGTGGCACAGTTTTTGCAAATTATGATGGAAAACGTAAGCATCACGTGACGATTGAAGATCATGCTTTTATTGGAAGTGGTTCCATTTTAGTTGCACCTTTAACTATTGGTAAAAATAGTATGACAGCAGCTGGTTCTACCATCACTCAAGATGTTTTTGAGGATGACTTAGGAATTGCTCGTAGTAAACAAACTAATTTAGTAGGTTATGCAAAAAAATTACCTTACAATGAATAA
- a CDS encoding ribose-phosphate diphosphokinase, with product MSNHYFDPRLKIFSLNSNKPLAQKIANAVGVELGKTEVRKFSDGEIQINIEQSIRGSHVYLIQSTSNPVNDHLMELLIMIDALKRASAQTINIVIPYYGYARQDRKARAREPITSKLVADMLETAGASRILTLDLHAPQIQGFFDIPVDHLMAAPLLADYFINHGYQGDDVVVVSPDHGGVTRARKLAEHLKAPIAIIDKRRPKANVAEVMNIIGDVQGKKCVLIDDMIDTAGTITLAAEALKEKGATEVVACCTHPVLSGPAIERIDNSSIEKLIVTDSILLPEDKHSEKIEIVSVGELMGDAIKRIHENKPVSPLFEKKNK from the coding sequence ATGTCTAATCACTATTTTGATCCAAGGCTAAAAATCTTTTCATTAAACTCAAACAAGCCCTTAGCACAAAAAATTGCCAATGCTGTTGGTGTGGAGCTTGGAAAAACAGAAGTAAGAAAGTTCAGTGATGGTGAAATTCAAATCAACATCGAACAAAGCATTCGTGGTAGTCACGTTTATTTAATTCAATCAACAAGTAACCCGGTTAATGACCATTTAATGGAGTTACTAATTATGATTGATGCGCTAAAACGTGCTAGTGCTCAAACGATTAATATCGTCATCCCTTATTACGGCTATGCTCGTCAAGATCGTAAAGCACGTGCTCGTGAACCAATTACATCTAAACTTGTAGCAGACATGTTAGAAACTGCTGGAGCTTCACGTATTTTAACATTAGATTTACATGCACCTCAAATTCAAGGTTTCTTTGATATCCCTGTTGATCACCTAATGGCTGCTCCTTTATTAGCAGATTACTTTATCAACCACGGTTACCAAGGAGATGATGTGGTGGTAGTTTCTCCTGATCACGGTGGGGTAACACGTGCTCGTAAACTAGCAGAACATCTAAAAGCACCGATCGCAATCATTGATAAGCGTCGTCCAAAAGCCAATGTGGCTGAAGTGATGAATATTATTGGGGACGTTCAAGGTAAAAAATGTGTCCTAATCGATGACATGATTGATACAGCTGGTACAATCACTTTAGCTGCTGAAGCTCTAAAAGAAAAAGGAGCAACAGAAGTTGTCGCATGTTGTACACATCCTGTTCTTTCTGGCCCTGCTATTGAACGCATTGATAACTCTTCTATTGAGAAATTAATTGTCACTGACTCAATTCTTTTACCTGAAGATAAACATTCAGAAAAAATTGAAATTGTTAGTGTTGGAGAGCTGATGGGAGATGCCATTAAACGCATCCATGAAAACAAACCAGTTAGTCCACTATTTGAGAAAAAAAATAAATAA
- the mscL gene encoding large conductance mechanosensitive channel protein MscL codes for MVKEFKTFIARGNLIDMAIGIIIGAAFTTLVNSVVEGLITPVIGLVISLIFPGAETVDEATKNLVFIVNGVEFNYGQVISAIITFFITALVLFFIVKFLNKAEDLVGKKEEEAPSEHKETTEDVLKDIRSLLQAQQETVKDIKEEVEPPKTNN; via the coding sequence ATGGTTAAGGAATTTAAGACATTTATTGCTCGTGGAAATTTGATTGATATGGCCATTGGGATTATTATTGGAGCAGCTTTTACAACGCTTGTAAACTCCGTAGTAGAGGGATTGATTACGCCTGTTATCGGATTGGTCATTAGTTTGATTTTTCCAGGAGCTGAAACAGTTGATGAAGCAACTAAAAATTTAGTTTTTATAGTAAATGGTGTGGAATTTAATTATGGCCAGGTTATATCGGCTATTATTACGTTTTTTATTACAGCCTTAGTATTGTTTTTCATTGTAAAATTTTTAAATAAAGCAGAAGATTTAGTTGGTAAAAAAGAAGAAGAAGCACCATCAGAGCATAAAGAAACCACAGAAGACGTCTTAAAAGACATCAGATCACTACTACAAGCTCAACAAGAGACTGTTAAAGATATTAAAGAAGAAGTTGAACCTCCAAAAACTAATAACTAG
- the yfmF gene encoding EF-P 5-aminopentanol modification-associated protein YfmF, which translates to MTFELNKQVNLHIIPNDKYKTVKILVRFATPLQAELSSKRSLLASLLETNSLNFPNQIDLSKKLADLYGASFDVSVSRTGNHHYLTVSLNIINDKLVPSGISVLEEAVEFLKEIIFHPHIKDNAFDQETFDREQANLIAYIESIFDDKQAYAAMSLQDLFFLNNKNQRTPSFGNIQDISNETSEGIAAYYHDMIHHDKIDILVIGDVAEGYVTRCFKDFGFTDRPSINSELFYVQPLNNVIQQKSQVLPVIQSKLNIAYHCDIYYYDDLYFPLMVFNGLFGGFPHSKLFLNVREKHSLAYYASSSLDPFRGLVTVQTGIDRTNRDRVLRLINEQLRDLTLGKFDMESFEQTKKMLINQYLLSLDNQRALMEQEYLYLNVPKARLSQKEWIERMNQVTPDLVQEVATHINLQAVYFMEGEKE; encoded by the coding sequence ATGACATTTGAATTAAATAAACAAGTCAATTTACATATTATACCGAATGATAAATATAAAACAGTTAAAATATTAGTCCGTTTTGCTACACCTTTGCAAGCAGAGCTTAGTAGCAAACGCTCACTACTTGCTAGCCTTCTTGAAACAAATAGCTTGAATTTTCCAAACCAAATCGACCTAAGTAAAAAACTAGCTGATTTATATGGGGCTAGTTTTGATGTTAGTGTCAGTCGTACAGGAAACCATCACTATTTAACCGTGAGTCTAAATATTATTAATGACAAACTCGTTCCAAGTGGGATTTCAGTATTAGAAGAGGCTGTAGAATTTCTAAAAGAGATTATTTTCCATCCTCATATTAAAGATAATGCCTTTGATCAAGAGACATTTGACCGTGAACAAGCTAATTTAATCGCTTATATCGAATCTATTTTTGACGATAAACAAGCCTATGCTGCTATGTCTTTACAAGATTTATTTTTCCTAAATAATAAAAATCAACGAACACCAAGTTTTGGAAATATTCAAGACATCTCTAATGAGACTTCTGAGGGAATAGCTGCTTATTACCATGACATGATTCATCATGATAAAATTGATATTCTAGTTATTGGAGATGTAGCAGAAGGCTATGTCACACGCTGCTTTAAAGACTTTGGTTTTACAGATCGCCCATCTATTAATAGTGAGCTTTTTTATGTACAGCCACTTAATAATGTCATCCAACAAAAGAGCCAAGTACTGCCAGTTATTCAGTCTAAATTAAATATTGCCTATCATTGTGATATTTACTATTATGATGATCTTTATTTTCCTTTAATGGTCTTCAATGGATTATTTGGAGGTTTCCCTCATTCTAAGCTATTTTTAAATGTTCGTGAAAAGCATAGTCTAGCATATTATGCTAGTAGCTCACTGGACCCGTTTAGAGGTCTTGTGACTGTTCAAACAGGGATTGATAGAACTAACCGCGACCGCGTTTTACGTCTTATTAATGAGCAACTAAGGGATTTAACGTTAGGAAAATTTGACATGGAATCTTTTGAACAGACGAAAAAGATGTTAATCAATCAATATTTACTATCTTTAGATAATCAACGTGCTCTAATGGAGCAAGAATATCTTTATTTAAACGTACCAAAAGCTAGATTATCCCAAAAAGAGTGGATTGAACGTATGAACCAAGTAACACCTGATCTGGTTCAAGAAGTCGCTACACATATTAATTTACAAGCAGTTTATTTCATGGAAGGAGAAAAAGAATAA